The Prionailurus bengalensis isolate Pbe53 chromosome E2, Fcat_Pben_1.1_paternal_pri, whole genome shotgun sequence region GCCATGGGTATAGAATTTCATActcttctgcctctgcctgtgGAGTCTCTGGGCGCCTGCCCGGccctggaagagagagaaggcgcAGAGTCACCAACTGTAAGTTTCTCCTCTGGCAAGAAAAGAGAGCGGAGATTGGCCCAGGTGGATgccaggaggagaaggaagacgGGAGGAGGCACAAGGTTCTTACCAATAACGGCCACAAACAAATGTGCAGTAATGGCTGACACTGGAGTGTTTACCAGGCTCTGTATCACCGCTTTCCACGCCTGATTTTACATGTGATTATcaatttatttatgaataatgTAATCTACACCGGTGCACCCTCTGGGCAACAGGAGAACTGGGTCACCGACATAACTGCCAGCTTACATACCCCAAGGCCACCACACTCCTGAATCTTGGGTTTGTCATCCCTTtgcttttaagagagagaattttcCCACAAGTGGAGGGATGGGTATGCACAGGCCCTGAGTACTTTTTACTTCAGTGCCTCCTAAGGGCACCACGCTTTTCTGTAAACTCCTGGGCTTGATTTCTTTGCTCAGATTTACATGGCTAGGATTTATCTGTATCGCCGTGGGAATTCATCAGGTCTGGCTTACCACACGCCTGCGGGCGAGGTGAGGTGCTATCCTTATCTCACAGGTACGGACCGTGAGGCTCAGCCTGGGGAAGACACTTGTCCTCAGTCACACAGCTGGGACTTCATGGAGGGAAAGCTGGGGTCTGGCACAGAGGTGTCCTCATCTCCAATGTCCTCCTGGGCCAACGCTACCTAATGATTTGGGGATCACAAATCCTTTGAGAATTTGGTTAAGCTGTGGGCTCTCTCCCCTCCAAATGTCcacaaagatttttaataaaattttgagaGTTCCAGACCCCCTCAAGTTCTTCCATGGAACTTCCAGGATTCTTTAGGGGTCCATGATCCTCCATTATTATTGCATCTttggagacaggaagggagagaatggaCTAAGGGGTGTCACGATGGGACAGGTCGGAGAGGGTGGCCCCGCTCCTCCTCCATTCCCTAGTATGCTCCCAGATCTTTCTAGAGTCAGACAGATGTGGATTTTGTGTTTCAGAGTCAACTCTTACTcattgagtctcagtttcctcctctgttaaaATGAGATGGTGATAAGAATGTGTGTCTCATAACATTAATGAGGACTGGGTGGCAGACTGCACAGAGAGCCTGGTGTATAGTACGTGCTCATTAAATGGCAGCTCTtttgatccattcattcaacagtcaTTTACAGGGCACCTTCTGTGTCCTGGGAACATTCTAGGCATTGATGATGTGGCTTTGGACAAGGCATACATGTTAAGCAAATAAGGAAATACTAGGTAGACAAGAGCTATGATTAAAAGAAAGCCAGGTGCTATTTTAGAAAGTGGTGGAGCTACTTAGATTGAATAGTGGGGGAGAGGCTCAGTCTCGCTGTGTCTGTGAGCAGACACCCTGCAAGATGTAGGAGCAAAGCACTGTAGAGAGGCAGGTGTCAGTGCAAGAACACTGAAGCGAGAGCAAGCTCGGCATGTTTGGGGGACAACATGGAGGCTGGatctgagggagggaaggggcgaGGGGGAGGACAAGCAGAGGGGTGACGCAGCCACCTCATGCAGGGTGATGTGGATCAAGGTGGAGACCTCAGATCTTACCCTCAGTGCAGTGGGGCGCATTGGAGGGTTTGGAGCCGGTTAGGGGTATTAATTAATATACATTTTCATAGGGAATACTCTGGCTTCAGACTGGGGTGAGGTGGGTGGCCAACTGATCGTAAGGGGATGGGAATGGCAGTAGGGAGACCGTAAGGAGGCTCTGCAGAGATCAGTGGGAGAGATTTTGCAGTAAACGTAACCTTTTCATGATTTTAAGTCAATTTTTAGTGAGGCTTAACATGACCCCTAAAAGTGCACAAGTCGTAAACGTTCAGCTCAATGAATTCTCTCAAGCGGACATACTCATGTAGTTGACATATAGGTAAGTAACAACATGTCCTGTCCCCAGAAACCACCCTCCAGTCCCCTTCCAGTTACCACCCTCTCACTATCTTGACTTCATAGAAATAGAGTTAGGACATATGGACACTTTTGTGTCTGGTTGATTTGGCTCAACACTACGCCTGTGAGTGTCATTCAAGTCTTGGCTGTAGCGTgggttctttttcattgctgcatAATTATTCCATGGCATGACTATATCGCCATATATTTATTCTCTATCAGTGTTGCtgagaattttatttgaaaaacttcaatgggcgcctgggtggctcagtctgttaggcttccgactttgcctcaggtcatgatctcgcggtttgtgggttcaaacccgcatcaggctctgtgctgaccgctcagagcttggagcctgctttggattctgtgtctccttctttctctgctcctcccctcttcacactctgtctctctctctaaaatacataaccaaaagtttttaaaaaatcttcagcGAATCAGGTTGTTGGTATTTTGGTGAACCCACGTACACATTTTGGTTGGGCGTGCATCTGGGAGTGAAGTTAATGAGTCATTGAATATGCATATGTTTAGCTTCAGTAAATACCACGGAACAGTTTTGCAAATGCCTGTGTTGATGTTATGTCACGATCATCCCCGAAGCCATCATTTTCTCTTCATATCTGCCAAGCGGTTTAGGGTAGTTCTCTGGGGAAATTGTCAGGAGAAAGACAGCAGGTTGACGTTGGGTCACAGGAAGGATGACCCTTCAGTTTCAATGCTGGGGAGATCTGGTTCGACTCAAGGGTATAGGCAGAAGTAAGAGATATTTAACCATCTGTACTGCTTAGGGCACCAACCATGCAGACTCTGTCTGGGTCATGGGTTAATCCTTTAGTTGCCGGGTCCTGGGAGGGGAAGGCACCCTGGGGTGGAGGGTCTTGGGGTACTCAGTAGCTAATTGCCAATCTATACATGAGTGTTTTTATGGTTTAACAACTGGGATGGCCACATGGGTGCACATTGGCTAACAGTAACCTTGGGCGTGGATATGCTTCACAGCTCCGAGAGAAATACGGGGATGTCTTCACGGTGTACCTGGGGCCAAGGCCTGTGGTCATGCTGTGTGGGATAGAGGCCATACGGGAGGCCCTGGTGGACCAAGCTGAGGCCTTCTCTGGCCGGGGGAGAGTGTCTACTGTAGAGCAAATCTTTCAAGGCTATGGTAAGGACCTCAAAGGCACCTGGAGGGGAATGATGGAAGATGGAAATTGGGGAGGGTGAGTCTGGGAAGGGGGGATAAGAGGCGCAGAGGGGCCCGGAGTCCCCTTCCAACCCTCTTGGCAATCCaagccttccctccacccccaggtgTGATCTTTGCCAACGGGGAACGCTGGAAGCTCCTTCGGCGATTCTCTCTGGCCACCATGAAGAACTTCGGGATGGGGAAGCGGAGTATAGAGGAGCGGATTCAGGAGGAGTGTCAGTGTGTGGTAGAGGAACTGCGGAAAACCCAGGGTGAGTCCCCGGAGAATGGGTATGCAGGGTGCGTGGCAACAGAAAGACTGAGGTGTATctgtgggcagagaaagagaggcagagatagagaacGACCCTGAGAGACCATCcaacagagggacagacagagatggGTAGGAATGGAACACAGGGAGCCAGAAGAGATATGGGGTGTATAGTGTCGAGAGTAACTCAAGGACATAAACTTGGTTATGTATTAGCACGCATTTCCTTGGGTTCAGGGAAACCAACCCATGGTTGACTTGTATCTGCAAGGGCAAAAATAAGACTTACATAAaagcaggcaaagagagaaaggggaaaacgATAGACACTTTGAAAATGACAAAGTGGGTTTTCATTCTTCTTGGTGAACTATTGACAAGCTGTCAGTGAGCAAGGAGGGCAGCTGGGGCGTCCTGCCCTCAGGCAGCTGGGATGGGCTATCAAAGAAGCACTtctgaggggggcctgggtggctcagctggtgaagcatctgactcttgatttcggctcaggtcatgatcttacggtttgtgagttcgagccctgcgtccagctctgcactgacagcacagattctctctctttccccctctctctttgcctctcccccactcattctctctctttctctctcaaaataaataattagacttaaaaaaaaagagagaagcactTCTACTTACTTTTGGATTCTCCATATAAGGGTGTTTATGAGACATAAAGATGACAGGGTCCTTTCATAAGAGATTTTGAGAGGTAAATGTacaggctgggagggagaggcagaggcagagacatagGGAGCAATAGAGGACTAGGGGCAGCAGACCATGAAGACAGACTCAGATGGAAAAAGAGCGACTCAGATGGAGAGAGatagggaagggaaaagagacacagatagagaaatggagacaaagagagactggAAGAGACCgggagaagcaaaaagaaaccaaggcagagagaAACCAAGGTAGAGAAAATGAGACTGACAGACAAGCTCAGGAAAGGGTGTGCAGGGGAGCAAGAGAAGACGGACAGGTGAGACCCGCAGAGAGAGGCTGATGCCATGACACTTCCGGGTGGGTGCACagtccctgctcccctcccatcCAGGGAGGTCAGGATGTATACAGACATCAACCATCAAGTGCAGAACGATTCCCTGGAGACCAAAGAGCcctggaggtggagagaagagatGAAGGGAGGGGATGACAGACAAGGGACAGGGAGAGCAGAGCTTTTAAACTTGCACATGTGATTGACTGAACACCTGCCCTGCACCCATCTGCCCCTGGGACTTAACTACCTGCCCCCAGAGTCAGAGCTGAGGCCTGAGAGGGACCCACCACACAGCCTCCATAGCCCGACGACCCTGGAGACAATAACAGACCAGCACTTTCCCCCCAGGGTTGTGGTGGGAATTTAGTAAAATAATACatgaagtgcttagaacaggATCTGGCTGGCCCATCATTTGGGCTGGTGAACGTTAGCGGTTCCTGTTCCTGCTTCTTTGTCATCACTGAGCGAGGGAGGGCAGTCACATGGAATTGGGGCAGTGGTCAAGTGCTCCCAAGGCCTTTGTTTGAGTCCGTGTCCCATGACCTGTGCCTCCTCCTCCTAGGAGCCTTCCAGAACCCCACCTTCCTTTTCCACTCCATGACTGCCAACATCATCTGCTCCATTGTCTTTGGAACACGCTTTAGCTACAAAGATCCCAAGTTCCTGCGGTTGCTGGACTTGTTCTACCAGACCTTCACGCTCCTCAGCTCCTTCTCCAGCCAGGTCAGGGAGCTGGTGTGGGAGGCTGGTGTGTGAGGTGGATATCTAGGGCACAGGGAAAGGGGTGATCTGCTTTGGTGTCCCAGAAACGCAGCTTTGGGCTGGAAGGGGGGCACAGacagcagggagggacagggacactGAGCAGTAGAGGGCGGGAGGGACGGGAGACAGGGATGGGGAGCCTaggatgaggagacagagatggaaagtCAGAGAGTCATCAAGAGAGACCAAGACATGAGGGtttggaagaggagagggaaggacaggGCGAAAGTGACAAGGAAGAGCAGAGATCATAGACTCTGAGAGGCAGAGtggcggagacagagggagagaataggACTCAGACTGTCAGGCTCTCTATTCTTCTGTTCCTGATTCCTGCAAATCTTCACCTCTGTCTTTGGCAAATCTCCTCAGTTGAAGAAATTCAAGGATACGTGAAAATAAGGGaccacatttcttcattttccccatttccccgcccacttttggtctttttaaaactATCTCCCAGATTATAAAGTAATATGCtcctcttttaaaacaaaatagtgtGGTTTCTGTTTCTCAATGAATCTGGAAATACCACGATTATACATTAAGTGTAAAAAATTAAACTGCAGAACAGTATGCCTCATTATGGTTCGTACCCAGGAGTGTATGTCAGATTTGTGTGTAGGACTGTTCCAAATGGTTAGTCACAAACTCCCATGACCTCCTGCTAGACAGTCTGATTGAAAAAGCTAGGATGGGGCCCAGAGTGAATATTTGCAACAGGTGCAGCAGGTgatttcacttttctcttcccACAGAGaaccacagagagagaaaaatctagaaCGAGATTGACTAGAGAGTTATCAATGGTTATcgctaaaaattaagaaagattggggtgcctgggtggctccattggttaagtgtccaactttggctcaggtcatgatctcgcagttcaagtgttcgagccccgcatcgggctctgtgctgacagctcggagtctgtgtgtctccctctctctgctcctcccctactcatgctggcgggctctctctctctgtgtctctcagaaataaagaaacttaaaaaattttttttaattgacaaagAATTTTACATTGCACTCTCCACcttttttttgcaattatttgCAACAGTTAGGTATTACATTAATCCTAGACAATCCAGtagaaatatgttccaaaataAATAGTCTTAAGCAGGCAGTAGGCTCATCTTGTGTATGCATCACGTTATCAATGTTTGGTGCAGCAAAGGAGATGTGAGGGGTGGAAAGAGTCAGAGAGGTCCGAGCCAAACAGATCCACTGGGCAAAGTAGGCAATAGAAGCACAGAGAGCCAaccacctggctgactcagtgagTAGACCaggcgactcctgatctcagggtcgtgagttcgagctccacactgggtgtagagatgatttaaaagaaaaaagtagctgCAGAGAGACAAGTGAGAAGAGACACACATGGGTAAGGAGAGGCGCCAAGGAGAGAGGTGTGGCAGCAACCAAAACAGGACGGGAggatgagggaggaagagacagaaggagaaaaatgggagaaCAACAGATCAAAGGAGACTTAGAATcagtgagtgagaggcagagacagaaacagagaggcagagcaagatGAGATTCTGCCCTACCCAGGCCCCAGGAGGGCTCTCCTCCCTGTGACTCACTGACTCCACCCCAGGAGGACCTCACAGCCCCTTCTCTGCTGCAGGTGTTCGAGCTTTTCTACAACTTCTTGAAGTACTTTCCAGGTACACACAGGCAAATCTACAAAAACGCGCAGGAAATCATAGCCTTCATAGAGGACGCTGTGGAGAAGCACCGTGAAACCCTGGACCCCGGCACCCCCCGGGACTTCATCGATGCCTACCTGATCCGCATGGAcaaagtgggggttgggggaggggaacaggaggggccagggagggaggaaaagatgGCAGCGAAGAGAAGAAGGgcggggaaaggaggaagggagtggggaagaggggagggagattgggaaagggaggagagactcAGGAACCAActgaggggaagaggaaaaaaggggaaagttgggaggagagagggagagagagacaggtggtgTGAGACCCGGCAGCAGGGGAGGGCGCCCCCAGGCAAGAGCGTGCAGCAAAGCCGCCGCTCCCCTGACACGCCCCCTACCGCTCGGATTCAGGAGAAGTCCGACCCCAACAGCGAATTCCACCATCGGAACCTCATCTGCACGGTGCTCTCCCTCTTCTTCGCCGGCACGGAGACCACCAGCAGCACGCTCCGCTATGCTTTCCAGCTCATGCTCAAGTATCCTCACGTcacaggtgggtgggaggggacaaCCGATcgaggcagggggcgggggcttCTCACCCCTTTGGGAGCTGCAGAAGTGCAGCTGGGATCCTTCCTGAATGAGGGAGGAAGTGTTCACCTCCTATATATACCAGGAGCGCTGCAGGATTTGAATGAGCCCCTGACTAAGGCAGCCCCGCCGGTGGATATATGAACAATCCGTCGGTGTGTTCTCCCATCATGTAAAGAcagactcctctctctgcccacccatccatccatttgtctATCCTTTTATTTGGTACCTGTATTGATTACCTTATACTCAGATTCTTTCACCTATGATTGATTCAAGGACCTAGGCTTCCATTATTTATTTGGATTAATTGATTCAATTGTTGATCTTTTGAAACAGGGATTAATGAATGAAGTACTTGTCATTGATTCATTGGCTCCTTTgtccatgcatgcatccatctGCCCTATGAACTAGATTTCATTCCTTAATTCTTCCATCGGTTTTTCAATCCACCGTTCATCCATTTATTATGCATTTAATTCAGTTGATTCATCACTGATTATTTATCTGTCTTTCAGTCCCTCCATCTATTTGTTCCTTTCttatacctattttattttatctatttttataccTATTTCATCACTTTTTGATACCTGTTAtttcactaatttatttatttatttattgctctaTAGATCTagccatccattcatttatgcaATTGATTTACTGGTTAATCAGGTTCACTTATTTGTCTGTGGGCCATTTATTAATTAATGACCCAATAATTCATATATTGATTGATAAACAAatacatccatccattcactaaCGTTCTTCCATTCATCACTCTTTCCATTCATAAGTCGACTGgcttatgtattcatttatccaGGTGTTTGTGGGTTAATCTATTGATCTATTTCATGGTTATATTCCTgagtacctagcacagtgtctcatctataatacacacacaataaatattaggtcattttctactctttttgtttttaaaaaaatttaatgtttatttatttttgagagagggagagaggggagagggtgaatgggggaggagctgagaccgaggggacagaaaatccaaagcaggttctgtaatgaccgatgtggggctcaaagtcatgaaccttgagatcaggacctgaggtgaggtcagacatttaaccgcttaattgactgagccacccaggctcctctccaGTCTTTTAAGAGGGAGAATTTTGACAGGTTTATAGCCTTGAGTTCTTAATGTGAAATTCTGTACAAAAttgtggtgtgtgcatgtgcgcacgcacgtgagtgtgtgtgtgtgtgtgtgtgtgtgtgtgtgtgtttacctgtGCCGGTGGGAAGATAATTCATAAGATTCAATAGATTTGAAAAGGTGAGAATTCTTGCTTCccaccgctccccccccccccgcctccccctcctccaggctggTTGCTCTGAGGGGTGTCGATAACCTTACCCTTTATTACAGGTTTTTCCTGGCTCATTAGCCCACACAAAGCAGTGTCCCTGCTGAAATGTCTCTTTAAAATGAGGTTCcctcaaactgagggttgatgggagtgggagggcagggagggtgggtgatggttactgaggagggcaccttttgggatgagcactgggtgttgtatggaaaccaatttgacaataaatttcatatattggaaaaactaaaataaaatgaggttcCCTGGTCCCACTCTTCTGTTCAGAGAGAGTCCACAAGGAGATTGACCAGGTGATTGGCCCACATCGCTTTCCATCCCTTGATGATCGAGCCAAAATGCCATACACTGACGCAGTCATCCATGAGATTCAGAGATTCAGTGACCTCTTCCCTATTGGCGCGCCGCACATGGTCACCAAAGACACTCACTTCAGAGGGTACTTCATGCCCAAGGTGAGGCCAGCTGGGCTCCCACATTTTTCCTGTGTGGGCATCCTGGGTTCTCTTAATCTCTGCACTTGACCTGTTTTTGGTTTTATCACTAGGGCcctcttggtttttttgtttgtctgtttgtttggttttgtttgtttttaagggtgGGCTGAGGAAAGGAATGGCAGTGTCTGTTGACCTTGTGACTCTCCCTCAGGGCACTGAAGTATATCCCCTCCTGCACTCTGCTCTCAATGACCCACATTACTTTGAAAAACCAGATGCCTTCAACCCTGACCACTTTCTGGATGCCAATGGGGCACTGAAGAAGACTGAAGCTTTTATCCCCTTCTCCATGGGTAAGCCAGGCCTCCACTCTCTTTCCCAGACACCAGAGTGAAAGGCCACTCTCTCTTTGAGACAGTCCAGGAGAGATCTTGGTTCATTGAGCAGCTACTATATGCCAGTTGCTTTACCTTTAACCCACTTCATCTTCCCTGCAGCCCTAGACAGGGCTTAAGAAGACCACATCCCAAAGCCACATCTCGGTAAGCTGGGCCTTGGGAAAGTATTTTAACCTCTCTACACCTTGGTATAGAGATACACCTTGGTATAAAATAGCTGGTGAGCACTACTCTGAGCTTGCAATGCTTGCATTGAGCTTAGAACTGCTTGGCACAAAGTCGGTGCTCATGGATGGGATGATGATTATTATCATTAATCATAACTGTGATAAATGCTCTGAAAGGGACTTTGGGAACACAAAGAGGAAATACGGACTACTCTTGGTGGTTCGGTGAGGAAAAGCTTTCCTCGAAGCACTGGCTTCTAAGCTAAGACCTCAGGGGTGAGTATCAATCAGCCACtaggaagagtgttccaggcagagggaacagcaagtcaAAGCCTGAAGGTGGAGACAGCATGGCGTATTTGAGAAATGAGACAAACCCAGGGAGCCTGGAGTGTGGATTCTAAAAGGGGAGAAGGGTGAAGATCTCAGCTGGAGGGCCTTGGAAGCTGGGGGGAGTTTGGGTTTATCTTGCTGGTACTGGGAGCCAGGAGTGGGTCTTGACATGCTCTGACCTGTCTCTTTCCCCGTTCTCCACTATGTGGCCCTGTCTTGAGAAAACCCCAATGCCCAGAATCCTCATCCTTTGGGAGAAAGGAGGACCCCCGAACCAAGGCCCTAGTCTTGAGTTCCATCAGTGACCCCAGTGACCCAGATCCCCTGGCTCTGCCCAGTGCTACGGCTTCCCTCATTTCATCTTAAGTGAGAGTTGGGGGACTTGTGGGATGGTGGGGTGGGGCCCATGATCCCATT contains the following coding sequences:
- the LOC122494013 gene encoding cytochrome P450 2B11-like, whose product is MELSVVLLLAVLTGLLLLLARDHPKAHGRLPPGPRPLAFLGNILQMDRRGLLKSFLRLREKYGDVFTVYLGPRPVVMLCGIEAIREALVDQAEAFSGRGRVSTVEQIFQGYGVIFANGERWKLLRRFSLATMKNFGMGKRSIEERIQEECQCVVEELRKTQGAFQNPTFLFHSMTANIICSIVFGTRFSYKDPKFLRLLDLFYQTFTLLSSFSSQVFELFYNFLKYFPGTHRQIYKNAQEIIAFIEDAVEKHRETLDPGTPRDFIDAYLIRMDKEKSDPNSEFHHRNLICTVLSLFFAGTETTSSTLRYAFQLMLKYPHVTERVHKEIDQVIGPHRFPSLDDRAKMPYTDAVIHEIQRFSDLFPIGAPHMVTKDTHFRGYFMPKGTEVYPLLHSALNDPHYFEKPDAFNPDHFLDANGALKKTEAFIPFSMGKRICLGEGIAHMELFLFFTTILQNFSVASPVAPEDIDLTPQESGIGRVPPVYQISFRSRRGD